In a genomic window of Sulfurimonas denitrificans DSM 1251:
- a CDS encoding PAS domain-containing protein, giving the protein MNKIVPNDKEYIFQGKVAICQTDLEGNITFVNRKFCEISGYSVDELNKKNINMLKHPDTNPSIYEKMCSTLKGALVYNDMLKIIRKDGSYYWVDIEVTNIVDKQERISGYISISKPSARKNIQYEMN; this is encoded by the coding sequence ATGAACAAAATTGTGCCAAATGATAAAGAGTATATATTTCAAGGCAAAGTGGCAATTTGCCAAACAGATTTAGAAGGAAACATAACTTTTGTAAATAGAAAATTTTGTGAAATCTCTGGCTATAGCGTTGATGAATTAAATAAAAAAAATATAAATATGCTAAAACATCCAGATACAAATCCATCTATTTACGAGAAGATGTGTAGCACCCTAAAGGGTGCCTTAGTCTATAATGACATGTTAAAAATTATCCGAAAAGATGGTAGTTATTATTGGGTTGATATTGAAGTTACCAATATTGTTGACAAACAAGAACGCATAAGTGGCTATATTTCTATTAGCAAACCCTCTGCTAGAAAAAATATTCAATATGAGATGAATTAA